One Helianthus annuus cultivar XRQ/B chromosome 7, HanXRQr2.0-SUNRISE, whole genome shotgun sequence genomic region harbors:
- the LOC118480287 gene encoding uncharacterized protein LOC118480287, producing the protein MAIFTLYTLSENMRLKDLTDNTASAQASGEFASWLLSIGDGLIGEPDTEDPLNTRIVHIPSRFLITPTEDALQSLIRFVYDDSILANPCAENLSNRAIVCPKNDTADQINNIILNMIPGESRTYISHDSMVPHMQNAADCETLYPQEYLNELSFPNIPPHKLNLKVNTPVICKTSEHTWRLKRRPLSAGDFTDIRRR; encoded by the exons ATGGCCATTTTCACACTTTACACATTGTCTGAAAACATGCGTCTAAAAGATTTAACTGATAACACAGCTTCAGCACAAGCCTCTGGTGAATTTGCTTCATGGTTACTTTCTATTGGTGATGGCTTAATAGGAGAACCTGATACAGAAGATCCATTAAATACAAGAATTGTTCACATACCATCACGATTCCTAATTACGCCAACCGAAGACGCTCTCCAATCTCTCATCCGCTTTGTGTATGATGATTCAATACTTGCTAATCCATGTGCTGAAAATTTGTCAAATAGAGCAATTGTGTGCCCAAAGAATGATACAGCTGATCAAATAAATAATATCATCTTAAATATGATTCCCGGTGAAAGCAGGACATACATCAGTCATGATAGCATGGTACCTCATATGCAAAATGCCGCTGACTGTGAAACTCTATACCCACAAGAATACTTGAACGAGCTAAGTTTTCCTAACATTCCCCCTCATAAGCTTAATTTAAAAGTTAATACTCCTGTTAT CTGCAAAACCAGTGAACACACATGGAGATTGAAAAGACGTCCACTTTCAGCTGGAGACTTCACAGACATCCGTAGAAGATGA
- the LOC110868732 gene encoding uncharacterized protein LOC110868732 — MPLQYPLLFPFGEQGWSPRLRLRLPAASRDKNLTVNMYYSYQIHDRAGVYSLLLMGGRLFQQYLVDAYTCGPRYMYKHYQDALAICRVHGNPQYFITFTCNVKWPEIARHLNKVNYLHAEDRPDIISCVFQMKVIEFVKFMKEDKTFGDVAAYLYTIEFQKRGLPHCHTLLWVTDPYKIQDASDIDSYVTAQFPDPCTEFSLYKTTTECMIHGPCGLLNPNSPCMHEGQCSKRFPKPFQSETRFDKAGYAHYKRLQGQHHTLRNGIQIDNSYVVPYNKRLCSRFNAHINVEYCGWNMMIKYLFKYISKGADRVRFAIYRAHQNSASTSTHEPPVVNEVINFLDGRFICPHEASWRILNFPIHERQPAVQILAVHLENMQNVTFRDNHNLQSIINNPSFGKTTLTEWLSSNNADSNGRDLTYTNYPSRYRWDVSAKCWIHRAQMRTGAIGRLVYVYPTSGELFYLRTLLSHQKGCKSFDDIRTFSNITYTTFRAACDALGLTGDDREWQTAFAEASTWATSSELRSLFCHMLLFCEVSQPLTLWESEWRKMADDMLLALNSASSNPDFHVNDDDLQQHLLLEIERLLNSATPSKSLKDFGLPLPPTTILATLRNRLLMEETSYNRAALASQHCEMHSLLNANQLQVYNVVKDSTTTESQVLIFVYGHCGTGKTFLWTTIISLFRSIGKIVLAVAASGIASLLLPSGRTAHSRFHIPTNLTDKSNCNIKKILNLLSS; from the exons ATGCCATTGCAGTATCCACTGCTTTTCCCTTTCGGTGAGCAGGGTTGGTCCCCTAGACTTCGTCTACGCCTTCCAGCCGCTTCACGAGATAAAAACCTTACGGTAAACATGTACTATAGCTATCAGATTCATGATCGTGCTGGTGTGTACTCTCTTCTCTTAATGGGTGGTAGGCTCTTCCAGCAGTACTTAGTTGATGCATACACAT GCGGTCCAAGGTATATGTATAAACATTATCAAGATGCACTTGCAATTTGTAGAGTCCATGGTAATCCGCAGTACTTTATAACATTTACGTGTAATGTTAAGTGGCCGGAGATTGCTAGGCATCTCAATAAGGTTAACTATTTGCATGCTGAAGATCGGCCAGATATCATATCCTGCGTTTTTCAGATGAAGGTTATTGAATTCGTCAAATTTATGAAAGAAGATAAAACGTTTGGTGATGTAGCAGCAT ATTTGTATACTATTGAGTTTCAAAAAAGAGGATTGCCACATTGTCATACTCTTCTTTGGGTTACAGATCCGTATAAAATACAAGACGCTTCTGACATTGACTCATATGTGACAGCTCAATTTCCTGATCCTTGTACAGAATTCTCTCTGTATAAAACAACTACGGAGTGCATGATCCATGGCCCTTGTGGACTATTAAATCCTAATAGTCCTTGTATGCACGAAGGTCAATGTTCAAAGCGGTTTCCAAAGCCTTTTCAGTCCGAAACCCGATTTGATAAGGCTGGGTATGCTCATTATAAAAGGCTTCAAGGCCAACATCACACATTGAGAAATGGCATCCAAATTGATAACAGTTACGTTGTTCCTTACAACAAACGATTGTGTAGCCGTTTTAATGCGCATATAAACGTAGAGTACTGTGGCTGGAACATGATGATCAAATACCTTTTTAAGTACATCTCAAAAGGAGCAGACCGTGTTAGATTTGCAATCTACAGAGCTCACCAAAACTCTGCTTCAACATCAACCCATGAGCCTCCTGTAGTCAATGAGGTAATTAATTTTTTGGATGGAAGATTTATTTGCCCGCATGAGGCATCATGGAGAATTTTGAATTTCCCTATTCACGAAAGACAACCGGCTGTTCAAATCCTTGCAGTTCATTTGGAAAATATGCAGAATGTGACGTTTAGAGATAATCACAATCTTCAGTCTATTATCAACAATCCATCGTTTGGAAAAACGACTTTAACCGAGTGGTTGTCTAGCAATAATGCGGATTCAAATGGACGGGATCTTACTTATACCAACTATCCTTCTAGATATCGTTGGGATGTTTCCGCAAAATGTTGGATTCACAGAGCTCAAATGAGAACAGGCGCAATTGGCCGTCTTGTGTATGTTTATCCAACTTCTGGTGAACTCTTTTATTTACGCACGTTGCTTTCTCATCAAAAAGGTTGTAAGTCATTCGATGACATTCGTACGTTCTCAAACATCACTTATACAACCTTTCGTGCGGCATGTGATGCGCTGGGTTTAACGGGTGATGATAGAGAGTGGCAAACAGCTTTTGCCGAAGCTTCTACCTGGGCCACATCTTCCGAATTGAGATCCCTATTCTGCCATATGCTTCTTTTTTGTGAAGTAAGCCAACCTTTAACTTTATGGGAATCTGAGTGGAGAAAGATGGCTGATGATATGCTTCTAGCTCTTAATTCTGCTTCGTCGAATCCTGATTTCCatgtaaatgatgatgatttaCAACAACATTTGCTTCTGGAAATAGAAAGACTGTTAAACTCTGCTACTCCATCTAAATCACTTAAAGATTTTGGTCTTCCATTACCTCCTACAACAATTCTTGCAACTTTAAGGAACCGACTTCTAATGGAAGAGACAAGCTACAATAGAGCTGCACTAGCCTCACAACATTGTGAAATGCATTCATTACTCAATGCGAACCAACTTCAGGTCTACAATGTCGTCAAGGATTCAACAACTACTGAATCACAGGTGTTAATATTTGTTTATGGGCATTGTGGAACTGGGAAAACCTTCTTGTGGACTACAATAATATCTTTGTTTAGATCCATTGGAAAAATCGTGTTAGCGGTTGCAGCTTCCGGGATTGCGTCTCTCTTATTACCCTCGGGCAGGACAGCACACTCAAGGTTTCACATACCTACAAATTTAACGGACAAGTCTAACTGCAACATTAAAAAAATACTCAACTTGCTGAGCTCTTGA